The following proteins come from a genomic window of Roseofilum capinflatum BLCC-M114:
- a CDS encoding NUDIX hydrolase, whose product MPESHSKPTHKEPLADFKVGVDNVIFSVDSALNRLLVLLVMRHEDPYLNQWSLPGTLVRRSESLEQAAYRILSEKIRAQNLYLEQLYTFGDPGRDPREAPDQYGVRYLSVSYFALVRFDEAQLIADGVSGIAWYPIHQVPDLAFDHNQILEYGYRRLRNKLEYSPVAFDVLPEMFTLNDLYQLYTTVLGENFSDYSNFRARLLKLGFLYDTGVKASRGAGRPASLYRFDAQAFDLLKDKPMVFI is encoded by the coding sequence ATGCCAGAGAGCCATTCCAAACCAACTCACAAAGAGCCGTTAGCTGATTTTAAGGTGGGCGTAGATAACGTCATCTTTTCCGTTGATAGCGCCCTCAACCGACTCCTCGTCCTCTTGGTGATGCGTCATGAAGACCCCTATCTCAATCAATGGAGTTTACCCGGAACCCTTGTCCGTCGCTCCGAATCCCTCGAACAAGCCGCCTATCGCATTCTCTCAGAGAAAATTCGCGCCCAAAATCTCTATCTAGAGCAACTCTATACCTTTGGCGACCCAGGACGCGACCCCAGGGAAGCTCCCGATCAATATGGAGTCCGATATCTTTCCGTCAGTTACTTTGCCCTCGTGCGTTTTGATGAAGCTCAACTGATTGCCGATGGAGTCAGTGGCATTGCTTGGTATCCCATTCATCAAGTGCCAGACCTAGCATTTGATCATAATCAGATCCTAGAATATGGCTACAGACGTTTACGCAACAAATTGGAATATAGTCCCGTGGCCTTCGATGTCCTACCGGAGATGTTCACCCTCAACGACTTGTATCAGCTCTACACTACGGTGTTAGGGGAAAATTTTTCAGACTATTCTAACTTCCGCGCTCGCTTGCTGAAGTTAGGATTCCTATACGATACAGGGGTGAAAGCCTCACGGGGAGCAGGGAGACCAGCCAGCCTTTATCGATTTGATGCACAAGCGTTCGATTTACTGAAAGATAAACCCATGGTGTTTATTTGA
- a CDS encoding nicotinate-nucleotide adenylyltransferase — protein sequence MANDPFPIPYSLFPCLLPMNTVALFGTSADPPTQGHRTILQWLSQYYDYVAVWASNNPFKDHQTPLDHRLAMLELLIEDLKEDYDNIGLYPQLGYSRSLESVNVARHLWPEVQFILVVGSDLIAQMPKWYQIKTLLQQVEVLIVERSGYSIEPEQVQALTELGGKVAIADFDVPPVSSTAYRERKETQVITPPIQDYIHREQLYHAREPFQTNSQRAVS from the coding sequence ATGGCGAACGATCCATTCCCTATTCCCTATTCCCTATTCCCTTGCCTTTTACCCATGAACACTGTTGCCCTTTTTGGAACTAGCGCCGATCCACCCACCCAGGGACATCGAACCATTCTCCAATGGTTGAGCCAATATTATGATTATGTGGCGGTTTGGGCTTCCAATAACCCATTCAAAGACCACCAAACCCCCTTAGATCATCGTCTGGCGATGCTGGAGTTGTTGATCGAAGACCTCAAAGAGGACTATGACAATATTGGCTTGTATCCCCAATTGGGTTATTCGCGATCGCTAGAATCCGTCAATGTCGCCCGTCATTTGTGGCCCGAAGTCCAGTTTATCCTAGTTGTTGGCTCCGATCTAATTGCCCAAATGCCCAAGTGGTATCAAATCAAGACCTTATTGCAGCAAGTCGAAGTTCTCATTGTAGAGCGATCGGGGTACTCCATCGAGCCAGAGCAAGTGCAAGCGCTCACCGAATTGGGAGGAAAAGTGGCGATCGCCGATTTTGATGTGCCACCTGTGTCCTCAACAGCGTATCGTGAAAGAAAGGAGACCCAAGTTATTACGCCTCCCATCCAGGATTACATCCATCGGGAGCAGTTGTATCATGCCAGAGAGCCATTCCAAACCAACTCACAAAGAGCCGTTAGCTGA
- a CDS encoding cytosine deaminase yields MTSQSILEQDRYWLHNAQVPLCLFLPKHCPPTITPNSEKLVRVDIHIEEGMITEICASGDRLPSHENEVYDMKGGQVWPTFVDIHTHLDKGHIWHRSPNPDGTFNGAIAASGEDGDRYWTAEDLYRRMNFALKCSYAHGTQAIRTHLDFRGEETEVTWEVFQALREEWQGKIHLQAASLSTLDIFYGDQQGEKLADRLAEVGGILGGMPLMNPNLDGQLTNVSSLAKERNLDLDFHTDENLNVEARTLYQVAKAAFKYKFEGQITCGHCCSLSVQTPEIVQETLEAVKKAGIAIVSLPLCNLYLQDRQPGKTPTYRGVTLIQEMQQMGIPVMFASDNCRDPFFAFGDHDLLEVFNQTVRIAHLDIPYGNWPQAVTTIPGKIMKLPHPVAIAVGLPANLILFKGRRFTELLARSQHDRIVLRNGQPIDTTLPDYAELDRL; encoded by the coding sequence ATGACCTCTCAGAGCATTCTAGAACAGGATCGCTACTGGCTCCATAACGCCCAAGTTCCCCTCTGTCTGTTTCTCCCTAAACATTGCCCTCCCACAATTACGCCGAACTCGGAAAAATTGGTGCGGGTGGATATTCATATCGAGGAGGGGATGATTACGGAAATTTGCGCCAGTGGCGATCGCCTTCCCAGCCATGAAAATGAGGTCTACGATATGAAGGGAGGCCAAGTCTGGCCGACCTTTGTCGATATCCATACCCATTTGGATAAGGGCCATATTTGGCATCGGAGTCCCAATCCTGATGGTACATTCAATGGGGCGATCGCTGCTTCTGGAGAAGATGGCGATCGCTATTGGACAGCCGAGGATCTCTATCGGCGCATGAATTTTGCCCTAAAATGCAGTTACGCCCACGGAACCCAAGCCATCCGCACCCATCTCGATTTTAGGGGCGAAGAAACAGAAGTCACTTGGGAAGTCTTTCAAGCTCTACGGGAAGAATGGCAAGGGAAAATTCACTTGCAAGCCGCCAGTTTAAGCACGTTAGACATATTTTACGGCGATCAGCAAGGAGAAAAGTTAGCCGATCGCCTGGCAGAAGTTGGGGGAATTTTAGGCGGAATGCCCCTTATGAATCCTAATCTGGATGGCCAACTGACTAATGTGTCGTCTTTGGCAAAAGAGCGTAATTTAGACCTCGATTTCCATACAGATGAAAATCTAAATGTAGAAGCACGTACTCTTTATCAGGTGGCTAAAGCAGCGTTCAAATATAAATTTGAAGGGCAAATTACCTGCGGTCATTGTTGCAGTTTATCTGTACAAACGCCAGAAATTGTCCAAGAAACCCTAGAAGCAGTAAAAAAAGCCGGGATTGCGATCGTCAGCTTACCCCTGTGTAACCTCTACCTGCAAGACCGACAACCGGGGAAAACGCCTACCTATCGCGGTGTAACCTTAATTCAAGAAATGCAACAGATGGGAATTCCCGTCATGTTCGCTTCTGACAATTGTCGCGATCCATTTTTTGCCTTTGGCGATCATGACCTGCTAGAAGTGTTTAATCAGACCGTGCGAATTGCCCATTTAGATATCCCCTATGGAAATTGGCCGCAAGCCGTGACCACAATTCCCGGTAAAATCATGAAATTACCCCATCCAGTGGCGATCGCCGTCGGTTTACCCGCTAACTTAATTCTCTTCAAAGGACGGCGCTTTACCGAACTTTTAGCCCGTTCCCAACATGACCGCATCGTACTCCGTAACGGTCAACCCATCGATACCACCTTACCCGACTATGCCGAATTAGATCGCCTTTGA
- a CDS encoding NAD+ synthase: MKIAIAQLNPTIGDLENNAQMILKSAEIAAAQGALVLLTPELSLCGYPPRDLLNYPVFIDKMGHLIEDLAQKIPNNLIVCVGTVTRNSKASKQGGKELFNSVVALYQGDILAEFHKRLLPTYDVFDEDRYFEPGHESQVLALHTEGVDLRIGVTICEDLWNDEQFWGKRSYAINPLADLMDKNVDLVVNLSASPYSLNKPALRTSMLSYSASRYQVPIIYVNQVGGNDDLIFDGHSLAVNQTGKVVTQLEGFESDFQVLTFDSQEHDLIGDAPEVSEDENLEIWSALVLGVRDYARKCGFSKIVLGLSGGIDSALVAAIAAEAIAPSQVLGVLMPSPYSSEHSVKDALQLAQNVGIQTQTLAIGDLMGGFDRALDPLFAGTEPGVAEENIQSRIRGNLLMAIANKFGHLLLSTGNKSEMAVGYCTLYGDMDGGLAAIADVPKTRVYSLCRWLNQRSGKEIIPENILVKPPSAELKPDQCDQDSLPDYDTLDDILHRLIHDHQSPETIAAAGHDRAIINKILHLVKRAEFKRRQAPPGLKITSRAFGTGWRMPIAAKGIPSL; this comes from the coding sequence ATGAAAATTGCCATCGCTCAACTCAATCCCACCATTGGCGATCTAGAAAATAATGCCCAAATGATCCTGAAGTCGGCAGAAATTGCGGCTGCTCAGGGCGCTCTAGTGTTGCTGACTCCTGAATTATCTCTGTGTGGTTATCCTCCCCGTGACTTGTTAAATTATCCCGTGTTTATCGATAAGATGGGTCATTTAATTGAAGATTTAGCTCAGAAAATACCGAATAACTTAATTGTTTGTGTGGGCACAGTCACTCGCAATTCAAAAGCCAGCAAACAGGGCGGAAAAGAGTTATTTAATAGTGTGGTGGCGCTCTATCAAGGGGATATTTTAGCGGAGTTTCATAAACGGTTGCTGCCCACCTATGATGTGTTTGATGAAGACCGGTATTTTGAACCGGGCCATGAAAGTCAAGTTTTGGCCCTACATACGGAGGGCGTGGATCTAAGAATTGGGGTAACGATTTGTGAGGATTTATGGAATGATGAACAGTTTTGGGGTAAACGCTCTTATGCGATTAATCCCTTGGCAGATTTAATGGATAAAAATGTAGATTTGGTGGTCAATTTGTCTGCTTCTCCTTATAGTTTAAACAAACCGGCTTTGAGAACTTCAATGTTAAGCTATAGCGCCAGTCGTTACCAAGTGCCGATTATTTATGTAAATCAGGTGGGGGGAAATGATGATTTGATTTTTGATGGTCATAGTTTGGCTGTGAATCAGACGGGTAAAGTTGTGACTCAGTTAGAGGGATTTGAGTCTGATTTTCAGGTGCTGACGTTTGATTCCCAAGAGCATGATTTGATCGGTGATGCTCCAGAAGTTTCTGAGGATGAAAATTTAGAGATTTGGTCGGCTTTGGTGTTAGGGGTTCGAGACTATGCTCGCAAGTGTGGCTTTAGTAAAATTGTGTTGGGGTTAAGTGGGGGAATTGATTCGGCTTTGGTGGCGGCGATCGCCGCAGAAGCGATCGCCCCCTCCCAAGTTCTCGGTGTCCTCATGCCTTCTCCCTATAGCTCGGAACACTCAGTCAAGGATGCTCTGCAATTGGCGCAAAATGTGGGGATTCAAACCCAAACCCTTGCCATTGGTGACTTGATGGGGGGATTCGATCGCGCTCTAGACCCCCTATTTGCGGGCACAGAACCCGGTGTGGCGGAGGAAAATATTCAATCTCGGATTCGGGGAAATCTGCTCATGGCGATCGCCAATAAATTCGGTCATCTGCTCCTGTCTACCGGCAATAAATCGGAGATGGCAGTCGGATATTGTACCCTCTACGGAGACATGGACGGCGGTTTAGCGGCGATCGCCGATGTCCCCAAAACCCGCGTGTATAGCCTCTGTCGTTGGCTAAATCAGCGTTCTGGAAAAGAAATCATTCCCGAAAATATCCTGGTTAAACCCCCCAGCGCCGAACTCAAACCCGATCAGTGCGATCAAGACTCTCTCCCCGATTATGACACCCTCGATGATATTCTCCATCGTCTGATTCACGATCATCAATCTCCAGAAACCATAGCTGCTGCCGGACACGATCGGGCCATCATCAACAAAATTTTACACCTCGTCAAACGAGCCGAATTTAAGCGTCGCCAAGCTCCTCCCGGCTTAAAAATCACCTCCAGAGCCTTCGGCACAGGCTGGCGAATGCCCATCGCCGCCAAAGGTATCCCCAGTTTGTAG
- a CDS encoding Uma2 family endonuclease, with translation MIFKRSNELNELYLDNFEGKLTQTIVLSHMSWSTYQAMLRDMGESQAIRTAYSQGILSLKSPSRVHEKINRLLAAIVQTLSGKLNRQGVNSGSKTIQNPELAQAIDPDSGFYLNRSELHPSDSEQIKSLLPDLVIEIDLTSPSTQRMDIYHDLKIPEVWRYSKSRGLVIYQYESFEYIESEISLTFPRVTATRLNDFLILRQTQPHNRVIRAVQNWSRKLEQRK, from the coding sequence ATGATTTTCAAACGGTCTAATGAGCTAAATGAACTTTACCTTGATAATTTTGAGGGAAAATTAACCCAAACTATTGTCTTATCCCACATGAGTTGGTCAACCTATCAAGCCATGCTTCGGGATATGGGAGAAAGCCAGGCCATTCGTACCGCCTATAGTCAAGGCATTCTCTCCTTAAAAAGCCCCTCTAGAGTCCATGAAAAGATTAATCGCTTATTAGCTGCTATTGTGCAAACTTTAAGTGGAAAATTAAACCGCCAAGGTGTAAATTCAGGGTCGAAAACCATACAAAATCCAGAGTTGGCTCAAGCTATTGACCCAGATAGTGGCTTTTATTTAAATCGTTCTGAACTGCACCCATCAGATTCTGAACAGATTAAGAGCCTACTCCCCGATTTAGTGATTGAGATCGATCTGACCAGCCCCTCGACCCAACGAATGGATATTTATCATGATTTGAAGATACCCGAAGTTTGGCGATATAGCAAAAGTCGAGGGTTAGTTATTTATCAATATGAAAGTTTTGAGTATATCGAATCAGAAATCAGTCTTACCTTTCCCAGAGTAACGGCTACCCGTTTAAATGATTTTCTGATTTTACGCCAAACTCAACCCCATAATCGGGTGATTCGAGCAGTGCAAAACTGGAGTCGGAAATTGGAGCAGCGAAAATGA
- the pcrA gene encoding DNA helicase PcrA, translated as MTQTSDFLSVLNPSQRNAVEHVCGPMLVVAGAGSGKTRALTYRIANLILRHRVNPEHILAVTFTNKAAREMKERIERLFAQQLASSSTGRDWDDLGEAEQVRLRSRIYHDYIKPLWVGTFHASCARILRYDIDKYQDERGRKWDKQFSIFDESDVQGLVKEIVTKDLNLDDKKFNHKSVRYAISNAKNKGLSPQDFQQEQPNYRGRVISEVYEHYQKRLAENNALDFDDLILVPVKLMRQNEKVLAYWHNRFHHILVDEYQDTNRTQYDLIRLLATGGVHTRDYKDWANRSIFVVGDADQSIYSFRMADFTILMDFQQDFGDGLPDQKSETIIKLEENYRSRENILQAANELIQNNQERIDKVLRPTRESGVPITCYQADNEIEEAEFVIRQIRQLTQKNADVNWGSFAILYRTNAQSRAFEDVLVRQNIKYRMVGGLKFYDRKEIKDAICYLRLLINPADTVSLLRIINVPRRGIGKSTLDRLLGASAELGIPLWEIISDETSVRTLAGRSTKAVMSFYKLISSWQTRVETEKASTIAQGILTDSEYLKDLKFQGTDESENRLQNLQELLSAIIQYEEETGDTHLSSYLNYAPLQSDLDNLEEGENAVTLMTLHAAKGLEFPIVFLVGLEEGLFPNFRSMDDPAALEEERRLCYVGITRAQEQLFLTHAQERRLWGNREPATPSQFLGELPRELLKGGTTYQTQVTSPSPAPKTSVSKMVNKPVKKSADKPTSKGKKSQKKNTGWQVGDRVLHRSFGVGQITHVFGGKGEQQSVAVQFTGLGRKILNPKVVPLQKL; from the coding sequence ATGACCCAAACCTCAGACTTTCTCAGTGTACTCAACCCTTCACAACGAAACGCAGTTGAGCATGTGTGCGGCCCGATGTTGGTGGTTGCTGGAGCAGGTTCGGGGAAAACTCGCGCCCTCACCTATCGGATTGCTAATTTAATTTTACGGCATCGGGTCAATCCAGAACATATTTTGGCAGTGACGTTTACGAACAAGGCAGCGCGGGAGATGAAGGAGCGCATTGAGCGCCTGTTTGCCCAGCAGTTAGCCTCCAGTTCTACGGGACGCGATTGGGATGATTTGGGGGAGGCGGAACAGGTGAGGTTGCGATCGCGCATCTATCATGATTATATTAAACCCCTATGGGTGGGAACCTTCCATGCCTCCTGCGCTCGCATTTTACGCTACGACATCGATAAATATCAAGATGAAAGGGGCAGAAAGTGGGATAAACAGTTCTCTATCTTTGATGAATCCGATGTGCAAGGTCTGGTGAAAGAAATTGTCACCAAAGACTTAAACCTGGATGATAAGAAATTTAATCATAAATCCGTGCGTTACGCCATTAGTAATGCCAAAAATAAAGGCTTATCCCCCCAAGATTTTCAACAGGAACAACCCAATTATCGAGGACGGGTGATTTCTGAAGTATATGAACACTACCAGAAACGGCTGGCAGAAAATAATGCCCTCGATTTTGATGATCTAATTTTAGTCCCTGTGAAGTTAATGCGCCAGAATGAGAAAGTTTTAGCCTACTGGCATAACCGCTTTCATCATATTTTGGTCGATGAATATCAGGATACCAACCGCACCCAATATGACTTGATTCGCCTGTTAGCAACCGGGGGAGTCCATACCCGTGACTATAAAGACTGGGCAAATCGCTCGATTTTTGTCGTCGGAGATGCGGATCAGTCCATTTATAGTTTCCGCATGGCAGATTTTACGATTTTGATGGATTTTCAACAAGATTTTGGCGATGGTTTACCAGACCAAAAAAGCGAGACGATTATTAAACTAGAGGAAAATTATCGATCGCGGGAAAATATACTACAAGCAGCCAATGAACTGATTCAGAACAACCAAGAACGAATTGATAAAGTCTTGCGTCCTACTCGTGAGTCAGGCGTTCCCATTACCTGTTACCAAGCTGATAATGAGATCGAGGAAGCAGAATTTGTAATCCGTCAGATTCGTCAACTGACACAAAAGAATGCGGATGTGAATTGGGGCAGCTTTGCAATTTTATACCGGACTAACGCCCAGTCCCGCGCCTTTGAAGATGTTTTGGTGCGCCAGAATATCAAATATCGGATGGTGGGGGGCTTAAAATTTTACGATCGCAAGGAAATCAAGGATGCCATTTGCTACCTGAGATTATTAATCAATCCCGCCGATACCGTCAGTTTACTACGCATTATTAATGTGCCCCGTCGAGGCATTGGCAAATCGACCTTAGATCGGCTCTTAGGTGCATCCGCAGAACTGGGGATTCCCCTGTGGGAAATTATCAGTGATGAAACCTCTGTACGGACATTAGCCGGACGCTCAACCAAAGCAGTGATGAGCTTTTATAAGCTGATCTCCAGTTGGCAAACGCGGGTGGAAACTGAAAAAGCTTCAACCATTGCCCAAGGTATTTTAACGGACTCCGAATATCTTAAAGATCTAAAGTTCCAAGGAACAGACGAGTCGGAAAACCGCTTACAAAACCTACAAGAGTTATTGAGTGCCATTATCCAATATGAGGAAGAAACTGGAGATACCCATTTATCTAGCTATCTCAATTATGCGCCATTACAATCAGATTTAGATAACCTGGAAGAAGGGGAAAATGCTGTTACCTTAATGACTCTTCATGCAGCCAAAGGCTTAGAATTTCCGATTGTGTTTTTAGTGGGCTTAGAAGAGGGTTTATTCCCCAATTTTCGTAGCATGGATGATCCTGCTGCCCTAGAAGAAGAACGACGCTTGTGTTATGTTGGCATTACTCGCGCTCAGGAACAATTATTTTTAACCCATGCCCAAGAACGACGGTTATGGGGCAACCGAGAACCCGCCACTCCCTCTCAATTTTTAGGTGAATTACCCCGCGAATTGTTAAAGGGAGGTACGACGTACCAAACCCAGGTGACCTCTCCTAGTCCAGCTCCCAAAACGTCGGTGTCAAAAATGGTGAATAAACCGGTGAAAAAATCAGCCGATAAACCGACCAGTAAGGGCAAAAAGAGTCAGAAAAAAAACACGGGTTGGCAAGTGGGCGATCGCGTGCTGCATCGGAGCTTTGGAGTGGGGCAAATCACCCATGTTTTTGGCGGTAAGGGAGAACAGCAATCGGTTGCGGTTCAGTTTACTGGTTTAGGGCGAAAAATTCTCAATCCTAAAGTAGTCCCGTTGCAAAAATTATAA
- a CDS encoding tetratricopeptide repeat protein, producing the protein MFRKFWAFWLTLAVVVTPQATIAQTIDELRQQGEAAYNSGNYAQAELIWRRVINQKPDSVAYVWLGIALRNQGKLPEAVQSYRRALQLDPEYALAHYNLGLALYDQGKLPEAVQSYRRALQLDPEYAAAHNNLGLALSDQGKLPEAVQSYRRALQLDPEYAAAHNNLGLALSDQGKLPEAVQSYRRALQLDPEYALAHYNLGLALYDQGKLPEAVQSYRRALELDPEDAGAHNNLGIALRQQDKPTEAIEAYYQALSLPNKQGRPWSAHTLAHNNLGYALQQQGDLQGAIAEYKKSLQIDPNFTTAQNNLREAERFLAQQRTPPPPSDLAYVPSPEEEPLVYEMRSTVRIITENSQGKDYGTGWIFKREGETIWIMTNRHVIQHGNRPSETIQVEFFSTLDYNQRTPYPATLEHITRPGDPLDLAVIKVEGIRADDDTIRPLKFHSGAIPRTQPVTIIGHPNNLADPWNVVIGNVTNVNLNSHKMTLDANLASGNSGGPILNSETNEVIGIVIQLITTEGIDTDPNIATPDIPENPIATRGFGFGHPIDSVVEQLRRWRVIN; encoded by the coding sequence AAGCGGCCTACAACTCTGGCAACTATGCCCAAGCCGAGTTAATTTGGCGCAGGGTTATTAATCAAAAACCGGATAGTGTGGCTTATGTCTGGTTAGGCATTGCCCTCAGAAACCAAGGGAAACTCCCGGAGGCAGTGCAGTCCTATCGCCGCGCCCTTCAACTTGACCCCGAATATGCCCTCGCTCACTACAACCTGGGTCTTGCCCTCTACGACCAAGGGAAACTCCCGGAGGCAGTGCAGTCCTATCGCCGCGCTCTTCAACTTGACCCCGAATATGCCGCCGCTCACAACAACCTGGGTCTTGCCCTCTCCGACCAAGGGAAACTCCCGGAGGCAGTGCAGTCCTATCGCCGCGCTCTTCAACTTGACCCCGAATATGCCGCCGCTCACAACAACCTGGGTCTTGCCCTCTCCGACCAAGGGAAACTCCCGGAGGCAGTGCAGTCCTATCGCCGCGCCCTTCAACTTGACCCCGAATATGCCCTCGCTCACTACAACCTGGGTCTTGCCCTCTACGACCAAGGGAAACTCCCGGAGGCAGTGCAGTCCTATCGCCGCGCCCTGGAACTTGACCCCGAAGATGCAGGCGCTCACAACAACCTGGGCATTGCCCTCAGACAACAAGACAAACCCACAGAGGCCATAGAAGCTTATTATCAAGCACTCAGTTTACCTAATAAACAAGGAAGACCATGGAGTGCCCATACCCTTGCTCACAATAATCTCGGCTATGCTCTGCAACAACAAGGCGACCTGCAAGGGGCCATTGCCGAATACAAAAAATCTCTTCAAATTGACCCCAACTTTACCACCGCCCAAAACAACCTCCGGGAAGCCGAGCGCTTCCTGGCTCAACAGCGCACCCCACCCCCACCCAGCGACCTAGCCTATGTTCCCAGCCCAGAAGAGGAACCCCTGGTCTATGAAATGCGCTCCACGGTTCGCATCATTACCGAAAACAGCCAGGGTAAAGACTATGGCACGGGTTGGATCTTCAAGCGCGAAGGAGAGACCATCTGGATTATGACCAACCGCCATGTCATTCAACACGGCAACCGTCCCAGCGAAACCATTCAAGTGGAGTTTTTCAGCACCCTAGACTATAACCAACGTACCCCCTACCCAGCGACGTTGGAACACATTACCCGTCCTGGAGACCCCCTCGACCTGGCGGTGATTAAAGTGGAAGGCATCCGAGCAGACGACGACACCATCCGCCCCCTGAAATTCCATTCCGGTGCTATTCCCCGCACCCAACCGGTAACCATTATCGGTCATCCGAATAATCTTGCTGACCCCTGGAATGTGGTCATCGGCAACGTCACCAATGTTAACCTCAATAGCCATAAGATGACCCTAGACGCAAACCTCGCTTCTGGCAATTCTGGCGGCCCCATTCTCAACTCGGAAACCAACGAAGTCATCGGTATTGTCATCCAACTGATTACCACTGAAGGTATCGACACCGACCCCAATATCGCCACACCAGACATCCCCGAAAATCCTATCGCGACGCGGGGTTTCGGTTTCGGCCACCCCATTGATTCGGTAGTTGAACAGTTGCGGCGCTGGCGGGTGATCAATTAA
- a CDS encoding nicotinate phosphoribosyltransferase encodes MEDSLLTLNLEDNSLLTDLYQLTMNACYIGEGIAEHRASFELFTRRLPPGFGYLIAMGVQPALEYLQNLQFTAAQIEALRATGIFNHAPAEFWTKLAQFRFTGDVWAVPEGTAIFANQPLLRIEAPLWQAQLVETYLLNTLNYQTLIATKAARMRDQAGEDASILEFGTRRAFSPQGALWAARAAIAGGMDATSNVLAALKLGRNPAGTMAHSLVMAIAACEGAEDAAFQAFYRYFPGAPLLIDTYDSLAAAERLAEQIRAGTLEVAGIRLDSGDLVTLSQKISQQLPDVPIFVSGDIDEYEMQRLNQAGACINGYGIGTKLVTGSPVNGVYKLVEIEDKPVMKRSTNKVSYPGRKQIFRRCSEGECIGDRLGLIHESPKPEEIPLLQPLLKAGESVTLPDTLDLIQERTRTSVLSLPPSCRRLEDPVPVPMEISAKLQQLIEEILSG; translated from the coding sequence ATGGAAGACTCCTTACTCACCCTCAACCTCGAAGACAACAGTCTACTCACCGATCTCTATCAGCTCACCATGAACGCCTGTTATATCGGCGAAGGCATAGCAGAACATCGCGCCAGCTTTGAACTGTTCACCCGCCGTTTACCCCCAGGTTTCGGTTACCTGATCGCCATGGGAGTGCAACCCGCGCTGGAGTATTTGCAAAACCTGCAATTTACAGCCGCTCAGATTGAAGCACTGCGAGCAACCGGTATTTTTAACCATGCGCCTGCGGAGTTTTGGACAAAATTAGCCCAATTTCGCTTTACCGGCGATGTTTGGGCTGTACCCGAAGGAACCGCAATTTTTGCCAACCAACCCCTGTTGAGAATTGAAGCCCCACTCTGGCAAGCTCAACTGGTGGAAACCTATTTACTCAATACCTTAAATTATCAAACCCTCATCGCTACCAAAGCTGCCCGAATGCGAGATCAGGCGGGCGAGGATGCGTCGATCCTAGAATTTGGTACAAGACGGGCATTTAGTCCCCAGGGCGCTCTCTGGGCAGCACGAGCCGCCATTGCCGGAGGAATGGATGCCACATCTAATGTATTAGCCGCCCTAAAATTGGGTCGCAACCCCGCAGGAACCATGGCTCATTCTCTGGTAATGGCGATCGCCGCCTGCGAAGGTGCAGAAGATGCCGCCTTTCAAGCCTTTTACCGCTATTTTCCCGGCGCTCCTTTGTTAATTGACACCTACGACAGCTTGGCAGCAGCCGAACGGTTAGCCGAGCAGATCAGAGCAGGAACTCTAGAAGTTGCCGGTATTCGCCTAGACTCTGGGGATCTGGTTACCCTATCCCAGAAAATCAGCCAACAGTTACCAGACGTTCCTATTTTTGTCAGTGGAGACATTGACGAATACGAAATGCAACGCTTAAATCAAGCCGGTGCTTGTATTAATGGCTATGGAATTGGTACAAAATTGGTCACCGGTTCCCCGGTTAATGGAGTCTATAAACTGGTGGAAATTGAAGATAAACCAGTGATGAAGCGCTCCACCAATAAAGTCAGCTATCCTGGACGCAAACAAATCTTTCGGCGATGCAGTGAGGGAGAATGTATTGGCGATCGCCTGGGTTTAATTCATGAATCCCCTAAACCCGAAGAAATTCCTCTTTTGCAACCCCTGCTCAAAGCCGGAGAATCCGTCACTCTTCCCGATACCCTCGATCTGATCCAAGAGCGTACCCGTACCTCTGTCCTCAGTCTTCCCCCCTCCTGTCGCCGTTTAGAAGATCCCGTTCCTGTACCCATGGAAATTTCCGCTAAACTACAACAACTAATCGAGGAGATATTGTCAGGCTAA